The DNA window GCATCGAAGCGTAGAGAGCGGCTCGAACAGCACTCGAAAGGGTGATGGCACGCGTTTCAAGTGGCCGACGGCATACGGAGTATGCCTGCTACGTAGTAGGCACACTCCGTGTGCCGGCGGCGATGCCGATTCGCTCTCGCTCGCAATCAGACGCCGCTAAAACTCTGCTCCATCAATCCTCCGCGTCGCTCATGCTTGCTGGCGGTCGAAACGACTCAAACAACGCGCGAACAGGGTGATGGCACGCATTTCAAGTGGCCGACGGCATACGGAGTATGCCTGCTACGTAGTAGGCACACTCCGTGTGCCGGCGGCATCGTTTCAAGTCGAGCCTAGACAAACGGACCTGTGCGACTAAACTTAAGGCTGACTTGGCTTTAAGGTTCACCGTCTGCTTGCAACACTAGCAAGCCGACTCCACCGCACGCCGGTTGAAGGCCACGTATTGGCCGGCAGCGATTTCGCAGCGATCGGAGCTTTTTGATGCGTTTTGTCTCGATCATCTGGAAGAACATTTATCGCCGCAAAACGCGGTCGTTGCTGACGATTTGCGGCCTCGGCGTGGCGGTCGCCACGGTTGTTTCGCTGGTGGGCATTTCGGAAAGCTTCCAGCGGCACTTTATCAATCTCTACATCGCCCGCGGTATCGACATCATTGTGCAGCGCTATGGCGTGCAGGCCGAATTGAGCGTGAGCCTGCCCGAAGAGCTCGGCGATCGCATTCGCACAGTGCCGCACGTTAGCGGCGTGATCGGCGGCCTGATGGACGAAATCTCGCTCGACGATTTTGGATTGCCGGCCGTGTTTGTCGATGGCTGGCCCAACAGTTCGCCGTTGTTCGACGAAGTGACATTCAGCGTCGGTCGCCGCCTGCATACCGGCGATTTCCATAAGCTGATTATCGGTCAATCGCTGGCGGAAAAGACCGGCAAGAAAGTCCACGACACGCTAAAAATCTATGGCGATAAGTACGAAATCCTTGGCATTTTCCGCAGCAACAACGTGTTCGACGACGGCTCGATGGTCACCATGCTGCCCGACCTGCAAGAGGCGCTGAATCGGCCCCATCAGGTCACCGGTTTCATCGTCCGCACCGATTTGCCCAAGGTGCCCAGCCCCGAGCGAACGGCCGCGATCAACCAGATCCAAAAGCAAATCGAAACGCTCGAGCCGGGCGTGGCGGCCGAGGAAATGCACAGCTTCGTCAAGAATGTCGGGCCGATCCGTTCGGCACAAGCCCTGGCGCTTGTCGTATCGGCAATCGCCCTCGCCCTTGGCGGGATTGGCATGCTGAACACGATGATCATGTCGGTTTACGAACGCATACGCGAAATCGGAACGCTGCGGGCCGTCGGATGGCGGAAATATCAGGTCGTGCGGCTGATTCTCGTCGAAGCCCTGGTGCTTAGCGTGGCCGGGGCGATTCTCGGCTCGCTTGCCGCGGGGGTGATGACGATCGGGTTGAGCCACCTGCCGGCAGCATCTGGATTCATCGCCAGCGACATTGCACCGCTTGTGATTATCGAAGGCTGCTTGGCCGCCCTCGTGGTCGGCGTCGGCAGCGCCGTTTACCCGGCGATTTGGGGCGCGAGCCTCAGCCCGGTGGAAGCGCTCCGCCGGAAATAGCGGAACGAGCGTGACGATTTGACCGTTGCGCCCGTGCTACCTCCGTGTTCCCTATTTTGGTTTGCTTGGCTGCTTCCGCGCCGCCAAGAGGGCGCAACGTTCGGCGGCGATCTCTTCGGCCGTGCGGAAGCCAAGCCGACGTAGAACGGGCAACTGCGGGCACCAGCCTTCCAAGGCGTATTGCAACAGGAAGCAACCGGCCAAGCCCGGCAAGACAAACCATTTCCGGTTTGAAACTGCTCCGAGCAGGAATCCCCCGATCGCCAAGCCAGCGGTATGGGCTTCGAGCATGCGATCGATGTCCCACTCTTGGTCGAGTTCATCAAGTCGCTTCTTGACCGCGTTGTCGTCGAGCGTGGAGTAATACGCCACATTCCGATCCGTTTCGAACTGGATTCGTTCATTAATATGCTGCGGCGTGTTTTCCGGAACGCGTTCTCGGGTCGAGGCTAGCATAATCGATCTCCGTTTCTATAGGCGGCATTCCGTCAATGCGGCCGATTCGGGTGCAAATGACAAGGCGGATCAGGCAGCCGGCGGATCGGTTTCCTGGCGATGGTCGTTGGGGTCGAATTTTCGTGCGGCAACTTCGCGGATGCCGGTCATAATGGCAGTTTCGATCGCCGCCTTCGCCACATCGAATAGGGAATTGGCGATGGCGGCCGCGAATCCGGCTTTTTGCGGCTCGGGAGGCGGAGGATTTACTTGTGCAACCGTTGGCGCCGCGCCGTCGAGCGGCTCAGTTCTTCCGCGACGAACAAGCAAGGCCGTCGTCAATCCGGCCACGGCGGCGGCGCCGAGCGCGATCCACGGCCTCTTTTTCGTCCACAAGCGAATATCCACAGCCGCCGCAGCACTATGACGTGTTGCTTGGACTGCCCGGCCAATCGCCGCTTTCGCGGTTGCGGCTTCACGAGCGAGCAACTCGTGTTCCGACAAGCGTTGGTCCTTCCCCTGTTGGCCACCCACCGCGCGTGCAGCTCGTTCACGAGTAGCTTGGTCGACAGTAGTGGACTTGGGCATCGGCCGATCAGGCGCGGGTTTACTTGTCGCGCTGACCGGCTTCGTCGAAGCCGTGGCCGAACTTCGCTCGGTAGCGTGCTCTAAAGTGCTCATAGTCATCGCGCCTTTTTCGTCGGAACGCGCTTCGTTGGGTCAAGAAGCCGATTGCAATAAACGACGCAACGGCTGCGATACAGACCACGCCGGTAATCACGTCTGCCGCCCAAGGTTGCAAACCGAGCGCGATCAAACCGGTCACAATGCCTCGCAAAATAAACACGACGGCCGTGACCATGAACGCCACGCCGACGAACAACCCGACAATTCCCGCCACGGCCCAAAACAGAACCATCCGCACGCGCGACGAGATCTGATCGGCGCGAGCGCGGAGATAATGCCCGACAAGCATCTGCAACTCGGCGAGGTGCCGCAGCAAGGGCGCGAGCGGCGACGGATCGACAGGCGAACCCTCTTCCGGGTCAAGCCGGTTCGTCTGTGGCCCAGCGTTCGGACCGTTGTTGGTGGAATCGGTTGGCAAGGGCGTTTCTCGCGCGATCATGGTCCATGTACCTCATCAGCCGTCATTGAATCCTACCTCCGATTCCGGCCGCAATTTTCGAGCAGCGAATGAATCGACCAAGGCTCGGCCCTCAGCCTGCCCTCTCCCGCAAGGAGAGTGGCGTCCGTGGAGAAGTTGTTTTTTTCGGCCGAGCCTAAGCCGCGTCGACCCGCCAGTCGGCGAACTATCGCCGCTTGGTCAACAAGAATCCCAACGCAAAGCCGACGCTGCCGGCCACGAGCAAATAGGTGAGCGGCTGGGCCCGAACACGGCCTTCCAGGGTGTGGTTCAACTCGCGCACCTTTGCCCGGCCTTGTTGATAGTATTCCGAAGCGTTGTTTTGCAGTTCTTCGACCTGGTGTTGCACGGCGTGCTTCACGTCGCTCCCCATCTGTTGCACCTTGTGCGCAGCCGCGCTGACTTGTTCTTGAGCAGCGTTTTTGACATCGTGAGCCATGCTTCGCAAATCGTCCATCTGCGACCGCGAACCGGTGCTGGCATTTGAACTCGACATAGCTTTCTCCTTTGTGACAAGGGTCAAATGCGACCATCTATGAACTATCCGCGCAAAACTTGAGCTTGGCGGAAAGAAGCAGTTAAAACAAGGCTCCCTACACGCAGCAATGTTCATGCCACAAGTCATCCTGTTTTGTTGCGGCGTTGCGGGCGCCTTGGGATCGGCTGCTTCATCCGCAGCATTCCAAAAATAATGGCATCCCTTCGACTTAGACATTGATTGAAGTCGAGCCAGTATGAGCGGCCCCTCGCCAGGAAATGGTCCGTAATTCCGAAGGGTTTTCCAGATGAATCCAGTGAAACGGGGGCAGGCCTGACAGTATTGCCTTTGGCCCGGCCATCGATGGCCCGAACCGATCCCTGAGCCGCAGAACTTGTGGGCAATCGAACGGGGTCTGTCTTTGGGGCCACAAACCCACTCTCACCGCCCAATATCGAATCAATTCTGGTTTTGGCACGGTCATTGCTGTTATCCGAAATCAACTGCTCTGGTTGGAACACCAGTGAACTTAACGTTTCGCAATTGGAGGACCAGGATCATGTTATATTGGGCTGCAGTGTTTTTCATTATCGCCTTGATTGCCGCAGTGTTTGGCTTTGGCGGGATTGCGGTCGGCGCGGCGTCGATTGCGAAGATTTTGTTCTTCGTGTTCTTGGTGTTGTTTATCGTCAGCTTGCTGTTCGGCGGACTCCGCCGCGGGCCGACGATCTAACATGCCGTAGCTACAAAACCGTCGCCCCCAGCGCGTGCTTTGCGGGGCGACGTTTTTTGTTTTTGCCAGCGAGGAATTTCGGCGGCCGGGATTCGATCTCGGTCCACCTTCGTCATGATAAAGGAGCCTCACATGGCCATGCAGCGGGAACGAAAAGACACGAGCGGAAACCATTCCGATGCGACCCATCGGGTCGCCGCGCGCGATAAAGCCGATCACGACGAAAACGAAAAAGTAAGCCGCGGTCAATTGGTCGACGCGCTCAATGGCGATTTGCAGCGCGAATATCAAGCCATCATTTCCTACGTCGTGTTCTCGCAGGTGCTCAAAGGAGCAGCGTACATGGATATCGCCCGCGAACTCAAGAAACATGCTGTCGAAGAATTGAACCACGCCCTCATCATCGCCAAGCAAATCGACTATCTCGGCGGCGACCCGGCCACGGAGCCGATGCCGGTCCGCACCGGCAAGACCGCCGAGGAAATGCTCAATATCGACCTGCAAAACGAGAACGACACCATTCGCAACTACCGGCTCCGCGTGCGGCAGTGCGAAGCGCTTGGCGAATACGCAGTCGGCGAATATATCCGCCAAATTTTGGTCCAAGAGCAAGAACACCAAAGCGATCTGGCCACCGCACTGGGTAAGGACGTGCCGGATGTTTCGACCGCCTCTGAAATGGCATGAATCCGCGTAGAAACGGCGGGTGCCGCCTCGCGTTGACAGGAAGCATTAGCGAGGCACGACTCGCCGCAGCACGTCGCCCACAAACCGCACGAGAAACAGAAGCGGTGCGATCAGCAGAATGCAGGCGCCCATCGTGGCCGGCACTAGCCAACCCAGGGCGAACACGGCGCCCAGGCTTTCCCATATCATGGCCCAGCGGACGATGGCCACCAACGCAGCAAGGCAAAGAAACGGGCCGTAGCGAATCTCGTTTTTCCGCCGCGCCAGCAATTGCGCGATGCCGATCGCGGCGCCGGCAATCGGAGCCAGAAAGAACACCACAAGGCACGCCTGCCAGCCCAAAAAAGCCCCGATCATTGCCGTCAGCGTCACGTCGCCGAAGCCCATCGCTTCGCGGCCAAGCACCGCTTTGCCGATCACGCGCACCGACCAAATCAGGCCCCCGCCGGTCGCCATTCCAATCAAGGCCGACAATAGCGCCTCCCAGCGCGACCCGCTTATCTGCCAAACCATCGCGACGCCGACCGAGGTCGCGACGCCCACCGCCAGAGACCAGCGCGTAAGCCGGTCTCGCCGCAATCGGGCCCACATCAGCCCCCAAGCCCGCCGCCATCCGTGCCGCGAATACCAAGAGCGCGGCATCAGCCCGATGCACCACAGCCATACGCATGCCAGTCCGATCGCCAGCGAACGAACGTCCGGCATTCGGTTCAATTCCGTCGGCCAGGGCCACGCTTGCGTCGATGTAAACGTGAGGAATCGCAAGTGGGCCGGGCCGAATCCGAGGCCAGGAATTGCTTCACGAAACATGACTGGCAATAAAGACCACGGCGCTACCGCCGCCAGCAGCAGTCCCAGCAGCGTTCCCGGCACGGTCACCTCGTCGGGAATCAATCGCTCGTCGACATCGATCAGCGATGCGACGATCATGAATCCGATCAATAGCGCGTTGGAGATGTACACGAGATGGAGCGTGGCGAGCGTGTGGATCATCGCCGCGCCCGCCGGCAATCCGACCGGCACGTGCAGTGGTTCGGGGAGCAAGGCCTGAAGCTCCACTTCCCACCAATAAAGCGCGGCCAAGCCCACGCCGGCCAGCAACTCGATGAACATCGGCCGGACCCAAAACCCCGACCCGTGCAAAGGCGATTCGCGCCGCAATCCGAACCATCCGACCACCGGCAAGCGATCACTCCATCGCCGCGGCGGTGCGTTCGAACGCGGCGCCGACCAAGGACTGATCGATCGCGGCGTGTAGGCCAGCCGATAGCTAGCCAGGTTGAGCAGCGACCCTAGCCAGGCGCCGATGATCGCCAAACCGAGCAATCGAAATTCGATCGGAATGGCGAGAATCGCAGTCACGGGCGGTCTTGCTTCTTTCGGCGATTGATGGGTGAACGGCGTCGTGGCTTGATCACGGTGCCGTTCGTCGGAGGGTGCTACAAGTCTACATCGGTTGCCGGGGCGGGGAGTTGGTCAAGAATTTCGCCGGCCACTTCGGCAACGGTCTTTTCATCGGTATCCACTGCGAAATCGGCGCATTCGCGGTAAAGCGGTGTGCGGTTGTCGAGCATCTCACGGATTTCGTCCAAGCCGCCGGTCGTGAGATTGGGCCGCCGCGAGACCGTGGTCCAGTCGTTCGACAAGCGATTTAATATCGTTTCCGGCCGCGCTTTCAGCCACACCACCGCCGCCCGATCGCGCAGCAGCTTGCAATTCCCGGCCCGCATTACCACTCCGCCGCCGGTGGCAAGCACAGTTCGCTCCCGCGCGGCCAGCTCCGCAAGGATGGCGTTTTCCAGATCGCGAAACGCCGGTTCTCCGTCGTCGGAAAAAATCTGTGCGATCGATTTTCCGGCGCGCAGTTCCAATTCGACATCGGCATCGACCCAATCCCACCCCAGCCGCAGCGCGAGCGCCTGCGCCACGGCCGATTTCCCGGTCCCCCGATACCCGATCAACCGGATCCGCGAGGGCAGTTTCGAATGGCGACTCGATTCAAGCGTTGGCATGCCCGCCATTATGGTTCGCCAACCGCCCATTCATCCAGCCCACCGCGAGCCGATAAAATCGGGACCGCGACGCGGTCGGCGCGAAACGCAGTGCTTCCCAACCGAAACAGCACGCCTGAAGGAAGCGAAGCCGCGTCTGGCGGCGAAGCGTTGACCGACCGTTCGTCGGCTAAGGAGCGCGGCGACGTGCGTGACAAGCGTTAGGCAATCTGCTTGCATCGTCGATCCGCACCTGCGGCGAATTCGCCAGCGCCGCCGGCGATGCCGCGTTCGTAGTGGCGATGGGTTAGAAACCGTTTGGCGTTCAAGCGTCGTCGCCGACTTCGACAATTCCCTGCGTGCCGTCGACCGTGACCACTTGACCGCTTTGCAACGCCGACATCGCGCCGCGGACCGACATCACCGCGGGCAATTTCATTTCGCGCGCCGTAACCGCGCCGTGCGATAATGGCCCGCCACTTTCGGTGATTAGTCCGGCGGCCGTGTAAAACAGCGAGGTCCACGCCGGATTTGTGGTTCGGGCGACAAGGATCGCTCTCTTCGGAAAACGTGCGAAGTCGGCCGGACTGTGGACGTGAAAACACGGGCCGGTCACACGGCCCGGGCTTCCGGGCAAACCGCGGAGCATGGCGTTGTTGGCGCCCGTCTCCGCCGGGGCGGCCGGTTGGCCCGGCGTCCACGGCGCCGATTGCCGCAGCGATCCTTCATACGACCGTTTGCCGTCGTATGCCATCCGGCGATAGATGGCGCGCTCGACTTTTGGGAAATCCGCGACCAGCTTCTCGAGGTCCTCCTTGCTGAAGAAAAACACATCGTCGGGCGCATCCAGGATGCCGGCATCCTGCAACCTGCCGCCGAGTGCGATCGCCGCCCGGCGGGCGATCGGATTGATGCGCGTGGTTTCGTAGTGCTCCAGATCGTCGAGCACGGTGTAGGTGCGCGTGAGCCGAATCAGTTCGCGGAAGAAAAACCGCAACGGTTCCGGAACGGCCGATAGAAATTGGTGCTCCGTCGCGAAGTAGCGCTGCCGATGAGCGTGGGCCGTTTCGTCGGGATCGTCTCCTTCGTCGCCGCGCAGCAGCAATGCGATCGAATCGATCACCACCCAAGGCTGGGCGGCCCACGTGGGACAATAATAATCCATGTCGATCTCGCGATGCCCGTGATCGTCGAGAAATCGCTCGAAGCGCTGGCCGAACTCGGGAAATGGCGATAGCTCACCGCGATCCCAGATTTCGCGAGAACTTTGGTTCACCAAGAGCGGTTCCAGCGCCGGAATTTGGCGAGCCAGTTTTGCCAAACCATGAATTTCTCGATTCACTTGGGCAGTCTTAGTCTCGCAGCCGGCCAATAGCCCATCGACAAGGCCCAGCGCGCGTTCGTCGCCCGCGGCCATGCCCACCAGCGCGTGCAGCATCCGATGCAAGAAGCTCTGCGTCATCGAGATGGCGATGTTCGGCAAAAAATAGTCGCTGGCGACATCGAGTGCCTCGTTGACATGCCGCCAGATTTCTTGAACGCTCGCGCCGTCGAGCGAAACGGCCGTCAGCCGCCCGAGTCGCACCAAATAACGATCGAGGTCGCGGGCCCATTCGACTGGCAAATCGAGCACCCAGGCATAGCGCGTTCGCAGTTCGGGAATCTCGCCGACAAGCTCGGCAATGCTCCGCGCACGCAGCGGCCGATAGGAAGCCACGAGTTGCACCAGGCTCTGGTTGCCGTATACATAATTGTCGAACACCGCGAACCAATCGCCGCGAAACGGCGGCAGCCCCATAAGGCGCAACGAATGGGCAAGTGACCGCCGAAACGCCACGCTGATGAAATCCCAGCAGAGCGGCGTGATCGCGATCGGGAATCGTTCGGCCGATTCGTCGCGCGTCCAGCGCGGTTCCACCGTCGTCACGGGCCGCGATTGAAGCAGATAGATCGTCCCGTCTTTCAAGCCCCATTCGATATCCTGTGGCCAGCCGTAGTGCGATTCGACTTTTTTGAGCAACTGGCCGACCGCCAGCACTTGCGCGTCGGATAAGCACGGCACATCGGCCAACTCCGCTGGCACCTCGGCATTTGTGACATCGCCGCAATTTTGCCCGTTCGCCGTCGCGCCGGGCGCCCCGCCCTCCGCTCGAGGCTTCGCCGGCATTACCATGTGCTCCTTATGGCCGATGCTGCGGTGCGATACTGCGAGCGTCTCCTTCTCCAGTTCGAATTGATCCACTTCGCACTCGCCTGACACCACCGACTCGCCCAGTCCGTAGTTGGCGTTGAGCAGCATGCGGTCGAATCGGCCTGAAATCGGGTTGATCGAAAACCCGACGCCGGCCACGTCGCACTCGATTTGCCGCTGCACGACGACGGCCATGCGAGCTTCGCGCTGCGAGAACCCCTGATGGTGCCGGTAGGCCACGGCCCGGTCGCCCCACAGCGAGACAAAGCAATCGCGCACCCGCCGGCAGATTGAATCGGCACCGCGGATGTTCAGATAGGTGTCGTGCTGGCCGGCAAAGGAGGCCTGCGCGAGGTCTTCGAAAGTGGACGACGATCGGACGGCGAACGCGTCGTTGTCGGCGTGGTCCAGCCGGCCCACCGCAGCCCGAAGCGATTCTCGAACCGGCGCCGGCAGTTCGATGCGTGAAAGCCGCTGGCGCAACTCGGCACACTGCGTGCACAGTCGATCCGGATGGTCGAAATCGACGGTCGCTAGTTCCTTGTCCAGCCAGTCGGCACAACGAAGAAATGTGTCGTAGGCCGCGGCGGTGACCACGAACCCCGGCGGCACAGGAAAGCCAGCGGCGCTGAGCACGTGCAAATTGCTCCCCTTGCCGCCGACGAGCGATCCCAAGCCGGCCTCCGCTTGGTCGAAGAATACCACGAGATTCATGACGGTTCGGCCTTCTGAATGAAGTAGTGGGATAAGAGCCGCGTGCGGACCTACGGATGTTGGGGCAATATCTGCGATTGCGCGTGATCTCGCGGCTCCGGCTGTCGGGCGTCGGCCCGCTGCGCCAACGCCCGGATATGCGCAATGATCTCGCGCCCCTCGGCGGCAAGTCGCTGTTGAACGGACCGGTGGAAAAGAAAATACAGAAACGTCCGACACCGGCGAAGTGCGATCGAAAAGCGATTGCCGTAGAGCAACGCGTAGTATCCGGTGTACGGCATGGCGACACTGAACAACACGGCCCAAAAAGCTGGCAGAAGAAGCCACGCCGCCGAATACGCGATCAGATAGTAGAGCGGGAAAACTACCAGCCCCGGATAGATCACGTTCGACGCCCAATGATCCTTGTCTTTCGACAGCCGCCGTGCCAGTTGCCGCACGGTCCAATAGGGCACGGCATGGGTCGCCGCGCCGACCAGCGCCATCGGCGCCCCGACCACGATCAATTCCATCTCGCGCACCAGAAACAGCAACGCTCGGCCGAAGTGGATCGGCAAATACACCTCGGGCGCCCCGATTCCGCGGCGGCGAAGCTCGGCCCGGTATCGCCGGATCTGTTTCGACAGTCGGTCGAGTTCGTCGCGGCTTTCCGGCAGCAGGGATTGATAACCGGCCCGGACCCGCGCCGTGAGCTGGAAGAAATCCGCCGGCGACGGCTCGGCACGCCCCAGAGCCAGCGGGCTCTCGCCGCCGGTGGCGACAATTTCGGCCGCCCAGTTCAGGATCGCCGATTCGCGACGCGTTTCGAAATTCAACGTCAGCCTCTCGACGCGCTGGCGGATTTCTTTGGTGAGCGCGTCGATGTTGCCGTGAGCGCCGTCGGGATGATCCTTCAGCCAGCGTTCGAGATCGATGGGCGCCCCGAATCGCAGCCAGATGTCGGAGCGCATGCGATCTTTCTCGGTGTAGAGCAATCCAACCGGGACAATTTGCAACCGGCCGGGGTTTCCATCCTTGCGCAGAAAATCGAGCGCAATCTTCGCTGCCCCGGCTTTGAATTCTCGCAATTTGGGATCGGAATGACTGACGCCTTCGGGAAAAATGCAAACTGCGGCACCGGCCGCGAGCATTTCGCGGCAGCGCTGCATGCTGCGCACATTGTGCCGCTGGTCGGTTCCCTCCTGGCCGGCATCCTGCGGGCGCTGGAAAGTGACGACCCGCAGCGCCGACATCAGCCATCGCAGCAGCGGATTTCGAGCCAACGCGCTCTTGGCCGTCACCATGATCGGCCGCCGCAGCGCCGTAATGATCACGAGCGGATCGACGAACGCATTCGTGTGGTTTGGCACGATCAGCACAGGTCCGGCCGGCGGCACATTGCTCCGTCCCTCGACGTCGATGCGTCGAAAGAACAGATGCAGCGCCAAGCGAGTCAGTTGTCTAAACAGCCGGTAGAGCATCGGTTTCACCCCCCGGCAATGCCGGCAGCCTTGCCGCCTCGCGCCGCCGCATCCAATGCAATACGATGCGCCGACTGAGCGGGACACAGACCGCGGCCAGCAGCGTTCCGGCGATTAGATCGATGACGTAGTGATACCGCAGCATCAACGTCGCACCGTAGATCAGCACGACAATCGGCAAATAGGTCAACCCGCGCAGCCGATTGGTTTTCAAATCGAACAAGCATAAATACACCGACCCGCCGACGTGCAGGCTTGGGAAGACACCCTGAAACCCGCCCGACAGCTCGGTGCCGCGCACGACGATGTCGTAAAACATGCCCCCGGAAAGCGCCACATGATATTCGCTTGCGTGATAAGCCCCTGGCCCATGCGCAGGAATAAAAATATAGCCAAGGTAGCTGATTGCATACGTGAGAACCCAGCCGGTGAGGAATTCGTCGCGCTCGCCCGGCGGCCGCCCCAAGCAGCCCAAGAATAGCGAAAGATCGATATACGGGATAAACGCGGCGTAGATGAAGCTGAAAAATTCCACGACGCCCGGCGTCTGAAACCGTTGCAGAGCAAACGTCGGATTGAACCCAAGCATCTTGGTGTCGATGCGCGACAACGCGCTGTCTGCGAGATACGGCATGGCCGCGATGCCGAGCGTGCCGAGGCTCGTGTAGAGCGTGAAGATCACCACCACCGTCGCCGCCGGACGCAGCCACGGCACCCACCAAGCCTGTTCCCAGCGTCGCATCGCCAAGACACACGCCCCAAAGCCAAAGAGCAATCCGACATGCATGGCCAACAGATCGCGCAATCCCGCCGCACCGCCCGGCAACGCGGCGGCGTTTACGCCGGCAGCCAAAACGAGCAGACCGAGGAGAATGCGATCGCTCGGATACGAATGCAAGAAACGGCGAGAAATGTGCGGCGGCATTGTGCGGTCGAGTATATCGCGGGCAAGGGAGCGACTATAGCGAATCGATGTGCTTGTCGCGATTCGCTAGTTTGCGGGACTCATGCGGGCCTCATGTGCCGAGAAACGATGCTTCAGCGTTTAGGCGCGCCCCGATCGAGACCCATACCGCGGCGAATTGCCCGCTTGCCGAACTTCGCCGTGATTCGATCCGCGATGCGATCGAGTTCGCGATGACGCTCCCGGTCGGACGCATCGAACAGTTGTTGCTGAGACGTGCCGGAGTCATCGATGTTGCTTACGCCGAAGCCCAAGAGTCGCACCGGAAGATGTCCCAAAGGCAAGCGTGCCGTCAACAGTTCGATGCCCGCCTCCAGTAGTTCTTGGGTGATGTTCGTCGGCTCCGCCAGGGTGAGCGATCGCGAGATCGTCTTGAAATCGGCAAACCGCACTTTCAATTCGACTGTGTGGCCCTTAATCGCGTGTCGCCGCAATCGTCGGGCAACCTGCTCGACGAGTTCGACCAGCCAGGCCCGCAGCACTTCCGGGTCGGAGATGTCTTCGGCGAACGTGGTTTCGTTCGAGACGGATTTGGCCTCGCGGTCGGGCACGACCGGCCGGTCGTCGATGCCGTGCGCCAGTCGCCAATAGTGCTCGCCGGAAGCACCAAACAATTCGTTGAGCGTGGCGAGCGGCAATTGTCGCAATTGCCCGATTGTGCGGATCGCCAGTCGCTCGAAGACCTGGCCGGTGATTTTTCCGACGCCCCAGAGTCGGCCGACCGGCAGCGGATCGAGAAAGCTTTGCACGTCGCAGGTCTGGACGACCACGAAGCCGTCTGGTTTTTGGAGGTCGCTCGCGATCTTGGCCACGAACTTGTTCGGAGCCGCGCCGACCGATGCCACGAGCCCGAGTTCGGAGCGGATTCGCTGTTTGACTTGCCGGCCGATTTCTTGAGCAGGGCCGAACAGAGTTTCGCTGCCGGCGACATCGAGGAATGCTTCGTCGAGCGACAGCGGCTCGACCAATGGAGTGAACTGCTCGAAGATTTCGCGAATCTGCCGCGACACCGTGGCGTAGTAATCGATTCGCGGCTTGAGGACGACCGCGTGAGGGCAAAGCCGCCGCGCGCGGACCGAGGCCATCGCGCTATGGACGCCAAACTTGCGGGCCTCGTAGTTCGCGGCCGCCACGACCCCGCGACTTTTCGCCGACCCGCCGACGATGACGGGCTGGCCGACGAGCGCCGGGTTGTCGCGCTCCTCGACCGAGGCGTAAAAGGCATCCATATCGACGTGCAGAATCATGATCAGAATCACCCCGCGGCTTACGAAGCACGTGGCAGCTACGGCGTTGTGACTGCCGCATCGGCGTCGATTTTTACCTCAGCGATGGAAACGGGCCCCTCGATTCCGAAGCGATTCACCGTTTTGGCCTCCAGTCGGTTTTTGCCGGGATGCACGCTCCAGGCAAACCTATCGCCGCTCGGCTTCCAATCGCCAGCGTC is part of the Pirellulales bacterium genome and encodes:
- a CDS encoding FtsX-like permease family protein, whose amino-acid sequence is MRFVSIIWKNIYRRKTRSLLTICGLGVAVATVVSLVGISESFQRHFINLYIARGIDIIVQRYGVQAELSVSLPEELGDRIRTVPHVSGVIGGLMDEISLDDFGLPAVFVDGWPNSSPLFDEVTFSVGRRLHTGDFHKLIIGQSLAEKTGKKVHDTLKIYGDKYEILGIFRSNNVFDDGSMVTMLPDLQEALNRPHQVTGFIVRTDLPKVPSPERTAAINQIQKQIETLEPGVAAEEMHSFVKNVGPIRSAQALALVVSAIALALGGIGMLNTMIMSVYERIREIGTLRAVGWRKYQVVRLILVEALVLSVAGAILGSLAAGVMTIGLSHLPAASGFIASDIAPLVIIEGCLAALVVGVGSAVYPAIWGASLSPVEALRRK
- a CDS encoding ferritin-like domain-containing protein, translated to MAMQRERKDTSGNHSDATHRVAARDKADHDENEKVSRGQLVDALNGDLQREYQAIISYVVFSQVLKGAAYMDIARELKKHAVEELNHALIIAKQIDYLGGDPATEPMPVRTGKTAEEMLNIDLQNENDTIRNYRLRVRQCEALGEYAVGEYIRQILVQEQEHQSDLATALGKDVPDVSTASEMA
- a CDS encoding shikimate kinase encodes the protein MGGWRTIMAGMPTLESSRHSKLPSRIRLIGYRGTGKSAVAQALALRLGWDWVDADVELELRAGKSIAQIFSDDGEPAFRDLENAILAELAARERTVLATGGGVVMRAGNCKLLRDRAAVVWLKARPETILNRLSNDWTTVSRRPNLTTGGLDEIREMLDNRTPLYRECADFAVDTDEKTVAEVAGEILDQLPAPATDVDL
- a CDS encoding A24 family peptidase; this translates as MTAILAIPIEFRLLGLAIIGAWLGSLLNLASYRLAYTPRSISPWSAPRSNAPPRRWSDRLPVVGWFGLRRESPLHGSGFWVRPMFIELLAGVGLAALYWWEVELQALLPEPLHVPVGLPAGAAMIHTLATLHLVYISNALLIGFMIVASLIDVDERLIPDEVTVPGTLLGLLLAAVAPWSLLPVMFREAIPGLGFGPAHLRFLTFTSTQAWPWPTELNRMPDVRSLAIGLACVWLWCIGLMPRSWYSRHGWRRAWGLMWARLRRDRLTRWSLAVGVATSVGVAMVWQISGSRWEALLSALIGMATGGGLIWSVRVIGKAVLGREAMGFGDVTLTAMIGAFLGWQACLVVFFLAPIAGAAIGIAQLLARRKNEIRYGPFLCLAALVAIVRWAMIWESLGAVFALGWLVPATMGACILLIAPLLFLVRFVGDVLRRVVPR
- a CDS encoding DUF1328 domain-containing protein — its product is MLYWAAVFFIIALIAAVFGFGGIAVGAASIAKILFFVFLVLFIVSLLFGGLRRGPTI